ATTGGTTTGATTGTAATTTCAGTGTGTGGTTCCTCGTCGCCAGCTGCTCTCCATTTCGTTGCAGTGACTTTGCAGACCTGTTTGTCATCAACCCAGATCTTTTCATTCAATGCATCCATGACTGCCTTCAGGAGGTTGTCAACGTCGTTTCGCTGAACATGGAGATACCGGGGCATCGGCTTCGTCTTCCAGCGTTTATTGCTTTGTCGAGGAAAGACGAAGACCACTTCAAGGGCGATTGGCCCTCCATCTGGTTTACCCTGATACGCTTCCAATGCTGACAACCGAATGGCTTTCTTGTAGTCGGTGACCGGGTGTTTTTCTGGCGTGTAGTTGCTGATGAAGCCCCCCATTCTTTTGAACTTCTGACGAGGCTGTGCTACCGGGGCACCTGGCACGCTAAACTTGACTGACTCCATTCGTTGCACTGGTCTGATTCTCCTGTTCTAAAGTGGTGTCAAATATTCCAAAAATTATTCCGATGTTGGGTGGGTAACTGCTGTTAACCAGTCATTGTTTATTCACAGAGCCCATAGCTACTGCTACACATTCCGGCCGCCGCTTCCACTTCAACCAATGGCAGCATTGGTTGTTTTCCACCGTAGGCTGTTTTAGACCACTTCACGACGTCGTCGATCCAGTTGATTTCCATCCCTGGAACACATGGTGCAAAGAACGTTCGCCCGACGTTTTCTTCATACTGCCTGACCTTGTCGATCATTTCGGGGAAGCGGGCAGCCCACTCGCGAATATCGGCTTTATTGGAATTGATACAGGGAGCGCAGCCGACTCGATTGAAACCCATTGAATAAAGCGGGTTAACTTTTTCTCCCGACTTTTTGAGAACAGAAAAGCACTCTTGTTTCGTCCAGCAGCGGATCGGATAGTTCACCCAGCAGTCAAAGTATTCATCCCATTTTCGATCAGGTGTTTTCTTTCTGGCATCCGATTCATCGCATCTCAAACCGACATATCGTTCAAATTCAATCCCTTTGTCGACTAGGTTTTCACGCATCCATCTTTTTTGCGGAATTAGCTTCAGGTGTTCTGTGCAGAATTGGGCCTTGCGAGATGGGAAACGTTGCTTAATGTAAGCCAGTCGATCGAATGTCATTACGTCATCTTCATTAAACTCTTGCCGTCGATCTCGGGTAATGCCTGGCTTTGTTCCCCGATTTTCAAGATCTCGAATCAATGGTGTAACTTGTACAATCGGGAAGACCGTTTTGCTGAATTCACTGATGAACTCAGTTGTCATCCAATGTTCGTGTCCGCCAACGTCAGAATTTACAGCGATAACGTTCTCATCGCCGAATTTTTGTCGGACCCACCACAAGCACGCTTGGCTGTCCACACCGCCCGAAAAACCTACAACATGTTTCATCCGTCTTTCCCTTATCAGTCGTCCTGCTTGCTCATATTTCTGGCCCTTTGCGAAAGCATTGCCGCATCAGACCAGGTGAAGTTCATACTCTCATCTGCAGCGTACTGTCTGAGAATGCGCTGCAGTTCGGAGGTGCTGGCATTGTCGTAGGCGAAGCAGAACCGCTCTGCCCCTTTGACCAAAACTAAGATATTCATTTTCATGCCAGCACCTCTGATGCTTCCTGTGGGTTACTCGATGGCCGTGTGCTCAGCTGCTCCGCAGTGAGGGCAGTGTGGTTTCTCTGGATTGTCTTTGTCGAATGCATACATCAAATCGCAGTTCACACACTTGAAGAAGTCGCAGTCGAGACTCTTGTCCATACCTTTCAGGTGTTCGTCGATCTCTGTTCCGGCAAGGCTGTCCGCGACGTCACAGGTTTCGATGAATCGTGACAATTGGTTGAAGATCGCTGCGTCGCGCGAAGAACTCGCGTGGCCTTCAATACTCAATGTGTTCGAGTACATGTAAGGCGTTTCTTCGTCCTGAATATCAATGCTGGAGATCCAGCCACTATCTATGTCTGCATAGACACGAACAAGGCACTTGATCTTTTCCTGGTCGATGATCTTGACCTCTTCGAAGTTGCGAACGACTACGCCTAGTTCATTCGAATCAGGGCAGTCGAAGTAGCCGAGCAGTTCGTTGCCGGTTTCGTTCTCACATTCCAGGCACTGATCGTTGTCGCCATCCTGCGGCCACTTGTGGTCACACTCGCAGCACCACCATTCAAGGTCCTGATTCGGCATCTTGATGGTGTCAGGTTCTTCTTCAGTGGCTTCGGCTTCGACCTCGACAGGTTCGTCGTCGTCATCTTCGTCTTCGCAGGGAACTGGGTTCTCTCTGCGCCATGCTTCGAGTGCATCCTCAATCTTTGTTGCACCACCTTTTGCAACTCCGGTGATTCCGTCATGCCATTTGAATTTTCCAATGTTGGCATTTCGAATTCGTTCTTCGAGGTCTGCGATAAAGTGAATTCCAGAATCCACCAGCTTGTCAGTCATGGTCTCTGTCAACCCGAGATCATGGACGGCAGCTTTCTTTGCAGGATCTTCCTGCTTTTGCTTTTTGAGTTCATTCGCCACCGTAGCCAGGGCAGGGGTGCCGTGTGGTCGGTTCTTACCGTCCTCAACGTCGGGGTGAGGTTCATCGTTAAAAGGCAGCTTCGGTTGATATGCTCCCCCTTCGCTGATCACGGAGAGCTTGTTGCAGAGGTCAGCCTGCTCTTCCAGCAATCCGTCAAGGTCGCTTTTCGCTTCTTTGAGATCGTCCTTTAATGAGTCAACGAGGTTCTGGGCTTCTCGGACTCTCGGGTTCAGGTCAATCAACTCAGCGTCGATTTCCAGCATCCGCTTTTGAAGCAGCGTGAGACATGGCTCTACTGGTGCGGCTGGTTCTGCGGGCTTCACTTCCTCAGTAGCAGGTTCAGCATCCTGCTGGTCACCCTGTTCGATGAATTCCTCAGCGGCTTTGTCTCGTGTTTGGACGAATGCAGTTCGCCATGCGACGTATCGCTCCTGAGCAAACATCTCGCGAAAGTTATTGTCGCGGAACTGCATGCCTTTGGTGTTGGCTGCCTGGACACCGAGCTGCATTGCCTCTTCCATATCTTTATCGTCTGGGCAGTCGGACGGTGTCTCAGGAGTGATCAAGCTATCAACCACTGAATCGAATTCCGGGAACTCTTCCAGGAAGCACTCATCCGCATAGATCGCTTCCTGAACCCAGGTGAAGACGTGGGCTTTTTCTTCGTCACTCAGGTCATTAGCATCTGCAAGAGAGATCTCAATGCCCCAATAGCCTTTTGCCTCTTCGTATAGCCACTGGCCAAAGTCGGTGCCGTCCTTGATCACGTCTTCAAAGGTTGGCTTTTCTGCTGCTTTACTCATTTTGTTCTCCGATTTGAAAATTAAAAAAGTGATTTTTGTTTTGACTGGCCCGGAAGAGTCATCGTCTCCGGGTTGAAAATTGGTAGCTTCTGTTTGTTGTGCAGTCTGATCCACTCGCCCTTTGAACCGTTGCAGAGGACTGTCACCACTTTGTCACTCAACGCGTTCCCGTTTGCGGTTCTGAATTGACCTTCATTCAGTACGTCTACGAATCCCGCATCCTTACAGATGCAACCCGGATCACACTTGCGTACAGCAGGCGGCTTTCTTCTTTGGAATGGTTTCATGTCACCCCCTCAAATGCTTCATCAAGAATTTTGTTGAAAACGTTGGACTGCTTATCATGCTCCTCCATTTCTTTCAGCGCTTTGTCTTCTTCCGGCATTGATACCTGAATGTCTCCGGTTTCGATTTTGTGCCGGAACAAAGCGCCGGGGTTGTCAGCACTCCGACAATGGACAGCGATTGACCAGACGATCAATCGGGCGGGGTCCGTGTTCTTCGCAAACCCAAGATCAACAGCCCGCTTGAACAAGCTATCAATCTCTTCCGGATTTCTGAGCATCTCCGGATCTACGTGGCAGTTCCAACGCTTGCCTTTTCGCTTCGTTGTTTTCGCGATACCGAAATCCTGCGTGATTTTGTTGGCTGGTTTTTTCTTTTCCAATGGTAGACCTGAAGGACAGTAACCACGGGGGAACCCATCAACAGGCTGCCGTCGTTTTGGTCGTTCCGTTTGTGACTGGCGACGTTCCAGATTCGCAGCTCGCCGTTGCTCCTGCTTTCGATCCAACTCTTTATCGGCATCAACCCCAGACTCAGCTTTCAGACGAGCAGCTGCCATGTCCTGAGTCGTGATTGGAACGGCATCAAAGACCATTGACCAGTTGATTCGATAATGATTGTTTTTGCCTTTACCACCGCTCTCACGAAGCAGCCAGCCCTGTTCACAAGCCATTTGAATGTGCCTGCCGACTGATCGAACTGAAGCACCGATCTGCTCTGCCAGTCCCGCATAAGATGGCCAGCAGTCACGGTTGTTCCTCAAGTGTCGATCGATGGCGAACAACAGATTCTTAATCCGATAATCGGCCTGCAGCTTTTCGAGCAGTTCGATCTTGAGAATCCGATTGACTTCGAGCTTTTCAAAGTCGAGATGTTTCTGTCTTGCTGATGGCTTGTGCTTTGGCATCCTGCATCGTTCCGTCTGCTAAGGTCTTTGAATTTCCGTAAACTCAATAAAGGCGGCGTGGGGGAATCGAACCCCCGGCAGAATGCTTGGCCATCCTTGCCCACCGTGAACCGCTGGGTGCTCCATAGGTTGGGGTATGAGCCCGTTATGCAGCACCGACCGCCCGTTATGGGGCTACCAGCTGCTCGATTGCGATGCTGGCCTGTTCCTTCCACATGTTGTACATGTCCTCGTTGATCTGATTTGCATCGAGCGATTCATCCAGACGAGTGATGAAGTCCGTCAGCTGCTGTCTATCACCTGAGTTAACCGCCGACTGAATGGCACCGTGCAACTGCTTTTCAGTCAGTGGTTTTCGAGATCGCTTTTTGCTCTGCGTCGGTTCAGGCGGTGCCGTTGTTGTGGGGGCAGCGTTCTGGGCTCCCATCTTGTCAGCGAGTTCCTGAGATCGGGATTGGGGTTGACTGAATTCATTGTGATGTTGCGGTTCAACATCGAAGGTAAGTCGTGGGCCATCAGGATCTGCATCGTAGACATGATCGGTCGGGAGAGTTCCTGTTTCGATGGCATCCTCATAAGCCGATGCTTTCTCTACACCTGGGCCCATTGGCGCAAACTTGCGAAGAATGCGAATCGCAGTCTTTGCCCACATCGGATCTTCCCAGAGCTTCCATGGAGACTTGTAGCCGCCACTGGATGGACTGGCCCTTTTGTGCTTCAGAACCTCGCCCTGCGTCAGCACTACAAAATCTGAGCTACCGTCTTGTAGTTTGTACATTGCCCAGGCAGCGATCAGGTCACCGCGATCATCCTTTAATGGTGGTATGTGTCTGAGATAGGCATCAGTTCCGAACTCAAACTCAAACAGATCGCCTTCACGCACGGCACCAGCAGACACGCTCTGCAGCTTTGGGTTTTGGTGCATCAGTTTCGTGTACCCTTTGTAGTCGGGGATAAACTGACATGTGAAGCAACTGTTGTTCTTGTCTTCATAGGGCACCAGGTGACCATCGTATCCATTCGGCTCCAGTCCAATGGCTGAAGAATTCATCAGAGCCAACCCGATGGATTGAACGCTGCATAACAAAAGCTTGGGATTGTTCTGCGCGGCATTTAATGCAAAACGGATCATGGTTTCTGGGGTGATCGACTTCGGCAAAATCAATGCCATGCTATCTGCACCGGCAGTGAGTGATCGCTTTAGATCGTTTAGTTTTTCTTTGCTAACGACGAGTTGATTCATTTGATTGCTTCTCCTTTTTAATTGAGTTCAGAAATATAATTAACGTTGTTTGTTACTCAGGAACCTTGACCGCCCGCGCGTCGATGCGGGGCTTGCGTTCCACGGTGTAAGAACAGCCCTGAATCTCTTTACGGCGAACCATCTTCTTGCCACCGGCCAGGATGCCAGCAGAACGATTGCCGAGTTCTTTCAGCACGAACGCCTTCAGGGCCTTGCGTTCTTCCTGAATCTGTTTTTCGTCATCGCCCAGCAGTTCGTAGCGGTTCCAGGCTTTGCAGGCTTCCTTGCTGAGTTCGATGACCGAATCTTTTTCAACGTCGCGATACAACCGTTTGACGGTGTCAGCAACGGAAGGGTTTTCCCAATTCGGTTCCGGCTCATCGAAGTTCTGAATTCGTTCCCACATTTCCGACAGGCCAGCAACCAGACCTTCGATCAGCGTTTCGTTTCGATGGACCTTGTATTGATACAGTCGGCGGTCTACGAGGATGGCGAAGTTGACGACTTCCCACCCCATGACGAACATCTGCTGCTGCCCCTGGATGACGTAGCTGTCAGGGATGAAGTCGGTCCCCTCTTCGCCCATCTCTTTTGCCAGACGCCAGTGCATCGACTTCAGCTCCAGTCCTTCCTTGGGGCTGAGTTTTGCATCGGGCGTTGCCAGAATGAACGGATAATCGGGATGCCGATACATCGGGCAGGGGTGCTGCAGAATCTTCCGATTGTTTTTCCTTTCCCAATATTTAGCAGTGAGGTATTCAACCTCTTTGCCGTACCACATGTCATCGTTTTCGAAGTCTTCCTGCAGGGTGCCGATCTTGCGGTGAAACAGCTTGTACCGCCCACCATATTGTGACAGCTCAAGGGCATCCGCAGATTCACTGGCACCGATGCCGGTCATGCGCGCGGCTTCCCATTCGGGTGTATCTGGATCTGCGACCTTGATAGGTTCATAAGTAGCGGTTGACATTATTAAACTCCTCGCATTCCGTATTGGTTATGGCAGGCCACTCGATCCGATAGGCGGTGGCTTTGCCTGGTAGTTTTTCGACTTCTAAAAATCCTGCACTCTCTGCTTCGCGAATTGCCTTGCGGGCCTTGTGTTCTGAGCAGCCCATCAAACGCGACAGGTCAGGCAGGGAAGGGCAGCAGAAGTCATCCGATCCGGCGATTTCATCCAACACGACCATCAACACTTTGGCATCCGTAGACAGCGGTAAGCCGACAAGCTGGCGTCGTTTGGTTTCAACAAATGGGAGTGACTTCTGCTGCATGGTCTGCTTCCTTACTTTGTAAATGCCATGAACTCGCCAGCGATCTTCAGACACTGACTAACTTTTTCGAGGTCCAAGACTTCATCCGTCCGGACCTGAGTTTCCATGTCGATCCAGTAGTTCATGGCTGACAACGCTTGGCTGTCGATCTTCGGAAGTTCTTCAGCGAGATTGTCAGGCCCCAGGCCGCCAGCCCACCCTGTTTGGATATCAGTTCTGGCCTTAGGCCATTCATTGGGCACTACACCAGCGCCATGTGAGCGATCAAACAACCCGCAGACGGCAAAACGACGTTCCGCAGCTTCATATAACCAGTAATTCACTCCATCCAGCTGGAAGATGATTGTCGGGTCCCATCCAAAACAGTTGCGTTCAATTTTACAAAACGCGTTCAGGATTTTTTCAGAACAGTCTGGCCCCTGCTTTTCGCCGTGAAAGTTCAGCTGAACACGCTGAAACACAAACATCGAATTACCAAGATGGTCATGCAGATATGAACGTCCGCTGGTCACTTCTCTTAAATGTCCACCACAAAGGTGAAGGCTTAAATTGATATTGAGACCAGATTCAACCTTCGCTTCTGCTAGTTCATGAATCCAGTTGTACGACGGGAACCGCTGGCCGGTACTTGTTCCGATCAAAATCCCCCATTCAACAAACGGGAATTCTTTCGACAGTTCGATCAGGTCTTGGACGTTGGTTCTGTCATCCGCACCTGTGATAGTTACGCAATTTAGTGGCATTACTTTCTCCTTTTGCTTGAGGTATGTTTTTAGTGGTTTAGCCTGCTTGGGTTATTCGAGCCCGTCCTTATCCCAGTCGCACACTGGGCATATGAGTTTTCGGTCAACACAGTTTTCCGACACAGGAAGGTGCAGGTAACAGCCCTGCAATTTCACGGTCGCGGTATGGAAGCTTTGACCACTCCTCGTAGGTCCGCAGCCCGCTAAACATCTGGGTTCCAATCAACGTGTACTTGGCAATGAAGCCAAGCATTTCATCGAAGGTCAGGTGACTTATGAAACAGTCGCCTCTTGTAATCAGGTAGTGCCCATCAACCTCTTCGATGTGCAGTTCGTATTCGAGAACCCTGCCTGATCGCTTTACACAGCGGTCTTCAGACAACCCGACAAACCAATCCCGGATAAAACATCTAGCGACCCTGCCAAGCATTTCATCCCACGGGAGGCCGTCTACAACGGTGCTATTTACAATAAGTTCGTATTCTGTATTTCCATGAATCCGTTTCTTTCGAATGGTCATCTTGCTCACGACTCGTCTCCTTTCTGTTCCCTAGGTACGAATGAGTTGCTTCTGTAGGTCTGCTTGATCGCCTTACATCGCTTCGAACAAAACCGAGCCCATCCGCGATTGCGGTCAGCAACACGAGCAACAAACTCGTGTTTGCATCGCTCACACTTCACAACTACGGTTTTGCCTCTCATTCGAATTTCTTTCTGATTTCAGTTATCAATCACAACCATCGCGACGTCAGCGTTCGTTCCCTCACTCTTGAAGGAGCCAGGGGGCAGGAAACGAACATCGCAATTGGCAAAACGTTTCTTTTGTTTCACGCCCCAGTAACAGAGTGAGACCAGACGACCACCGGGAGCCAGCATTGTCAGTGCATACTCAATGTGCCTGATGTCTGCACCATGCTTGAAAGGCGGGTTCATCAGAATGCCGTCGAAGTAACAGACCATTCCGACAGTGCCGAGAAAGTCTCTCTGCAAGATGGTGATACTGTTGTCGTTCTCTGTGAGCAGATACAGTTCACGGCAGCAGCCCGGAGAGATTTCAACAAGCGTGATTTCTGTTTCTGGATTGGCTTCGCGATAGGGAACGTAAAGCCTTCCCAGCCCTGCAGACGGCTCCAGAACTCTACGACGCATACCCAACTCCTGCACCATGATGTCGGCGATCTCTTCCGGTGTCTGGAACAGGTTGAAAGAAGAGATGGCACGCGGTGCCTGGTCTTCCTGGGCCAGCCGATGGAAGCGGCTGCACTCAGAGGCAAGCTGCTCTCCTTTGAACTCAGTGTGCTCCTGCAGTCTCTTCAGTCGAAGATTTCCGGTTTGGCGTGAGTGGCTCATGCGGTCACCTCAGACAGCGCTTCGCTGTTCTGCGGTTTCTCACAGCCCAGGTTGTCCCAGTCGAGCGGCAACGGCTTCTGCGGTTTGTCAGTTAGGATCACGATTCGTTGCGGTGTGTATGCAGCATAACCACCAGAATCGGCTGTGCGCAACTTGCAGACTGCAGGCCCGAGAGCAGCGTCATATTCCTGACCGTGCTGTGACCACATGTTGCTCGACTTGCGAGCGATGATGCCGCCGAAGTTGTGGAATGTTCTGGTCTCGGCTGTCGAGTAATCACCCCGCGATCTTGCACTGTATTTAGCCTGGGTCATCCGACAGACTTCAGCCGGTTCAAATTTACCAGCCTGATATGACCCTTCCGGATGCGCTTTGTCGTACTTCTTCCGGGCTTTGTCGTTCAAGATGCCCTGCAGGCGCTCAGCATCTTCATCAGTCGGATTGAGCAGCTTGACTGATTTTGGCTTGCTGGCTTTCGCTTTAGCCTTCCGCTCTGCCTGCTGCTGTTTGAACACCTCACGCTCTTGATCAGTGGGAGCCCGATAGGAATCTTTACCAAGCCGCGTTACATCGATTCGCTGCTCAGCAACAGGTCGCGGATTGTCTTCACCGAATGGCTTGCCATCGTTGTCATAATTGTTGTCTGACCGTGCCGACACCACGACGCTGGTGACTCTCTTTGTGACGGGGCTTCGATTGACTTTCACGATCTGATACCAATCTCCATTGCCCTCTGTATAGCGAAGCCGTCTCCCTTGACGCTTATCCGGGAAGATCCAGCCGCCCGGTTCCATTTCGACTTCACCAGCCTGACCGCCTTCATTGGCCAGCATCGCGTTCTCATAACTCATACGCAGTTCGTAGTGAGCAGTCCAACGCGACCAGCTGCTGCCTGGTTCATTAACGTCTGGTAGTGAAAGATAAAGTGCAGCAGCTTCGTGGCCTGTGATGGGACGATCATCAATGCCTTCGTATGGTTGCAATAATGAATAGAGTGTTGCCTTGCGCCCTGTCTCAGGGTGTGCGAATTCTTGCCAGCCAGAGGCGTTACCAGCCAGAGCAATCGCCCACTTCAACGCTTTCTCAGGGTCATCACATCCGGCTACTTTCTGCCAGTTTTCACGACACTTGGAAAGCAGTTCGATAACCTTGAGATGCTTCCGTTGATCAGCCTCCAACTTCTTAATCCGGCCCCGACGAACTTCAGGACGTGCTTTATAAAGAGCGTGTGAAATCACGCCGGCAGTACGCCGTTGCCAGTATTCAGCCTTCGACCACTGGGAGACTGCCTTCACGCGCTGTTTATCAAGACGTGCTGCCTGTCGTTCGGCCCGCTGCTGATTCTGATGACCGAAGGCAGAGGGACCGGCTTCGAACGTGTCAGCGTGGTCGTGAGCCTCAGTTCGTCGCTTGTCGCGATAACACCCGAATCGCTCAGCCCGGTCGGCAGAACGTTCAAGTGGCGAATAGTCTTCGTCTTCGATTTCACCAGCGAGGCGAAGCGCCCAGTCTTCGGCCTTCGGTGTCCATCTCGGGCAAACAAAACATTCCTGCTTCGCCGCCCATCTGTAACCAGCCTTTTTGAATTCGGCATACTCTTCGCCGAGTTCGTCATCAAGTCGGTCCCCTGGATAGATTCTGAGTTTGTTGTCTTCAGGGGAATAGGTTGCTGTGTGGTTCATTGTAACTCTCCAAGAAAGGCACCCATCCGTGGGCGCACTGAGTCCGCAATCCGTGCGGGTTAAGCGATAGATACGGTGTAGATGGCGTTGCCGTCTTCAATTCGATTCAGTGTGAGGGTTGCCCCGATCAGATCGACTGAAACAGGAAGAGCATCGCCCATCACTTCGATTGAAATTTCATCCGGCAGAGTGACTTCCGGTTTATCGAAGTTGACGGAACCGCAGGGAGCATCAACAGGGGAAGCAATCGAAGATTCAACAAGGGCTGTCTCCAATTCGCGGGATACGAAGTCAACGTCCTGTTTTAGTTCGCAAGCAAGAACGATATTTGGTTTCAGACCTTTCAGAACCTCGAAGGTCTGTGCAACTGATAGCTGACGTTTGGCGTCTTTCAGCTCGCTATTCACAACCCCTTTAATAGCAGGATCGCATTTAGCAAGGCGACCTTCGCAGTGGGCGACTGCCCGTTTGTGAACGCCAACCGTATAATCCTTATAACCATCAATGATTGTCTTGAATTGGTCAGACAGGGTTTGTGAGTTGCTGGTCGATTGCTCTACAGGTAAACTGATCACTGAAAGCTCCTTTTTCTAAAAGGTGTTTTTGAGTTAGAGGGCTGGCAGTCTGATTGGCGTTAGGTGCCAGCCCTCGTTTGTTGTGTTATATTTTACAAATCGTGAAATAAAAGTAAATCGCTATTCTGTAAAATAATCCACAAAATGTGAAATTAACTATTTCTCAGGAAAGAAGGTTCGGACAGAGATTCCGAAGATAGAAGCGAGCGTTGGTACCAGGTCAAGGGGGATTGCACGATCGCCGCTCAAGTAAGAATAGACGGCGTTGCGTGATACATTGTGCCCTGCCTGATTCAACCGCTGCTGTAGTTCGTCAGCTGTGATTCCTTTACGGTCTGCCAGTTCACGCAGGCGAATAGCACAGCGCCCCTGGTAGGTGGAATCATCAATTTCTTTTCGGGCACGTCCCATTTTTGATTTCGCTCTTTTTTTGGCGGTTGAAGAAACAGCCATAGTCTAACCTCCTGTCGGCATTTCTGCCAATGATTCTGTGTTTTCGACTTGATCACGTGAGATCTGGAAGTCTCGTGGGCCGTCAAATCCGATGCGACTCCTACCATTCTTACATTCAAGCATTTTGAGAGTAAGTTGCTTACCTGTCTCCCTGTCGGTGATGGTCACTGATTCGTTGGTCCGTCGAGTTAATACCAGCATGGCGATTCCTTTCGCAAAGTAATCCGTATTTCCATAAAACAAAAAAGATGCCGCCTGTCACAGCGGCAATGAAATTGAAGTCACCCATCGATCGAGAAATCCTGATTGTCCTGGAAGACCACTTCCAGATTGACTTCCCCCTCACCAACTCCGACAACACCGACCATCACGCCGCCCACATTCAGCGATTGACCAGGCGTGAGCTGCACGATCTCTGTTCGCTTCTCCGGCACCAGCTTGATTGACCGGGCTGCGTTCTCGCCTCGGGTAATCCAGCCTTTGCGCTCCAATGCCTTGAGATGACACATCACACCGTTCGGTGATTTGATGCCCAAAGCATCTCCGATATTACGGACTGTCGGGGCTAACCGGTTTTCCGAGATCTCTTTTCGGACGAATTCGTAAACCGCCTTTTGACGATCGGTCAGCTTCTGTCGTTCCTGTTTTTCTTCCACCATTTTTGTGATCATCGTTTTCTCCGTTTGTGTAAAAATCAAAACTCTTACGATAGTCTCCCGGGACTGGATTCGTCCGGCTTTTGAACTCATGTGGAGATCTCAGTCGGGTACTGATAATAACTCCGTTTTCATCTGACTTGATTTCCATGTAGCCGTTGAGATACAAATCCAGTCTTAGCTCGTCTAATTCCCCCTTCAATCTGGCGCAGTAAAAACCGAGACAGATCAAAGCGACTAACAGGATTGCGACGAGTGTGTTTTGCATTTAATTCACTTCTTAAAAATCACGGGGCTTTCACCCGCTCCTCCTGTTAAAACCAGTTGAGATTGGAGGCTGCAGATTTCCTCCCCGACTTCAGATATCGCCGAGCAACTTATCCGTCACCGTCACGGGTTAAGCAACCCGCTACCTGCTCGGCACAGGCAACAGCTGTCTCTTCTGACTCAATTCGTAAACCATCAATCGACCAGTCACTCGAATGAAAGAACTCATCCATCGGTTCCAGATCGCCGTTCAAGTGATAGTTGGCCACTTCCAGCCCTTCACCATAAAACGTGGTCCAGATATCGCAGACGATGAACTCCAGCTGATCGACTCGTTCTCGGAGTTTCATGATCTCGATGCCGTCCTGAATCGAGCGCACCGAATAGTTGTGAGGGTAGGACAACGTGACTCTTTTAAGCCGGATGTTCTCAGACCAGTGTTCCGTACCGTTCATCTGACTCTTGAGGTACTTGAACAGCACATCCCGCTCTTGAAAGTCCTTATACATGATTGTGAGGCTGCTACGGTCGCTACTGAATCTCATGCTACATCCTCCAAGATTTGATCAATGCGTTTCTGCCAGCCTTCGGTGAGAAGCTTTGCGGCTTTCTGAACACCGCTCGGCAGCTTTGCAACATCACCGGACTGGCACCACGCGTAAACGTAGACATCGATTCCGTTGAACTCTTCCCGCATCTTTGCAAGCAGGTCGAGCGATGGTTTGGTATAGCCCCTTTCGACATTGCAGAGATGCACGTTCGAGACTCCAAGGGCAGCAGCAAATTCATATTGCTTGAACCCAAACCGCTTTCTCAGATCGCGAACTGCTTTTCTGA
This window of the Gimesia fumaroli genome carries:
- a CDS encoding DUF3560 domain-containing protein, which translates into the protein MNHTATYSPEDNKLRIYPGDRLDDELGEEYAEFKKAGYRWAAKQECFVCPRWTPKAEDWALRLAGEIEDEDYSPLERSADRAERFGCYRDKRRTEAHDHADTFEAGPSAFGHQNQQRAERQAARLDKQRVKAVSQWSKAEYWQRRTAGVISHALYKARPEVRRGRIKKLEADQRKHLKVIELLSKCRENWQKVAGCDDPEKALKWAIALAGNASGWQEFAHPETGRKATLYSLLQPYEGIDDRPITGHEAAALYLSLPDVNEPGSSWSRWTAHYELRMSYENAMLANEGGQAGEVEMEPGGWIFPDKRQGRRLRYTEGNGDWYQIVKVNRSPVTKRVTSVVVSARSDNNYDNDGKPFGEDNPRPVAEQRIDVTRLGKDSYRAPTDQEREVFKQQQAERKAKAKASKPKSVKLLNPTDEDAERLQGILNDKARKKYDKAHPEGSYQAGKFEPAEVCRMTQAKYSARSRGDYSTAETRTFHNFGGIIARKSSNMWSQHGQEYDAALGPAVCKLRTADSGGYAAYTPQRIVILTDKPQKPLPLDWDNLGCEKPQNSEALSEVTA
- a CDS encoding helix-turn-helix domain-containing protein, which translates into the protein MAVSSTAKKRAKSKMGRARKEIDDSTYQGRCAIRLRELADRKGITADELQQRLNQAGHNVSRNAVYSYLSGDRAIPLDLVPTLASIFGISVRTFFPEK
- a CDS encoding carbon storage regulator yields the protein MLVLTRRTNESVTITDRETGKQLTLKMLECKNGRSRIGFDGPRDFQISRDQVENTESLAEMPTGG
- a CDS encoding LexA family protein; the protein is MITKMVEEKQERQKLTDRQKAVYEFVRKEISENRLAPTVRNIGDALGIKSPNGVMCHLKALERKGWITRGENAARSIKLVPEKRTEIVQLTPGQSLNVGGVMVGVVGVGEGEVNLEVVFQDNQDFSIDG
- a CDS encoding helix-turn-helix transcriptional regulator, which translates into the protein MMQDEVRKAVRDLRKRFGFKQYEFAAALGVSNVHLCNVERGYTKPSLDLLAKMREEFNGIDVYVYAWCQSGDVAKLPSGVQKAAKLLTEGWQKRIDQILEDVA